A genomic stretch from Shewanella woodyi ATCC 51908 includes:
- the astB gene encoding N-succinylarginine dihydrolase, whose product MKHFEANFDGLVGPTHNYAGLSFGNVASFSNASAVSDPKSAAKQGLKKAKALADMGMVQGMLAPQERPDLHTLRRIGFSGTDAEILNKAAKEAPALLRACCSASSMWTANAATVSPSADTQDGKLHFTPANLVDKLHRSIEPVTTGNILAATFNNSRHFSHHQHLPEHSSFGDEGAANHTRLCENYGNAGVELFVYGQEATNPNAPKPQKYPARQTLEASQAIARLHGLSEENTVYLSQNPDVIDQGVFHNDVIAVGNQNVLFYHQQAFLDTQNKFDEIQQKFGDSKVHFIEVPTAKVSIEDAVKSYLFNTQIITLPSGEMAIIAPTNCQENPAVFAYLNELVTLGTPIKQVNYFDVKQSMQNGGGPACLRLRVAMNDMELAAVNQNTLMNDALFTRLNAWVDKHYRDRLSVDDLADPQLIIESRTALDELTQIMKLGSVYQFQK is encoded by the coding sequence ATGAAGCACTTTGAAGCGAACTTTGATGGACTTGTTGGTCCAACACATAATTATGCCGGCCTCTCTTTTGGCAATGTAGCCTCTTTTAGTAACGCTTCAGCGGTATCAGATCCCAAGTCAGCCGCAAAACAGGGATTAAAAAAAGCCAAAGCATTGGCAGATATGGGAATGGTACAAGGTATGTTAGCCCCTCAGGAGCGCCCAGACCTTCATACACTACGTAGAATTGGTTTTTCGGGGACTGATGCTGAAATATTAAATAAAGCCGCTAAAGAGGCTCCTGCTCTCTTACGTGCATGCTGTAGTGCATCAAGTATGTGGACGGCAAATGCAGCAACGGTTTCTCCAAGTGCCGATACCCAAGATGGAAAGCTCCATTTTACCCCAGCAAACTTAGTCGACAAGCTGCACCGTAGCATCGAACCTGTCACAACAGGAAACATTCTAGCAGCCACCTTTAATAACTCGCGCCACTTTAGCCACCATCAACATCTACCTGAGCACTCAAGCTTTGGTGATGAGGGAGCAGCCAATCACACTCGCTTGTGTGAGAATTATGGTAACGCTGGTGTAGAGCTATTTGTTTACGGACAGGAAGCCACGAACCCTAATGCACCTAAGCCGCAAAAGTATCCAGCAAGACAGACTCTAGAGGCGTCACAGGCGATCGCTCGCCTTCATGGATTAAGTGAAGAGAATACCGTTTACCTCTCTCAAAACCCTGATGTGATTGATCAAGGGGTTTTCCACAACGATGTGATTGCTGTTGGCAACCAGAATGTGCTTTTCTATCATCAACAAGCTTTCTTAGATACGCAAAATAAGTTTGATGAGATACAGCAAAAGTTTGGTGACTCAAAAGTTCACTTTATCGAAGTCCCTACGGCGAAAGTCAGTATTGAGGACGCAGTTAAGAGTTACCTGTTTAATACCCAAATCATCACTCTACCTTCTGGTGAGATGGCCATTATCGCCCCAACTAATTGTCAAGAAAACCCAGCGGTATTTGCTTACCTAAATGAGCTAGTCACATTAGGAACGCCGATTAAGCAGGTTAACTATTTTGACGTTAAACAAAGCATGCAAAATGGAGGCGGACCTGCTTGCCTTCGCTTACGAGTTGCCATGAATGATATGGAGTTAGCTGCAGTTAACCAAAATACTCTGATGAATGATGCACTATTTACACGCTTAAACGCTTGGGTTGATAAACACTATCGCGATCGTCTCAGTGTCGATGACTTAGCTGATCCTCAATTAATTATCGAATCAAGAACGGCATTAGATGAGTTAACACAGATAATGAAGCTAGGCAGCGTGTATCAGTTCCAGAAGTAG
- the topA gene encoding type I DNA topoisomerase, with translation MGKSLVIVESPAKAKTINKYLGKDYIVKSSVGHIRDLPTSSTAEANVATKTPAEVRKMSPEEKAIYKSKRAKQALVTRMGVDPENGWKAKYQTLPGKEKVVKELQALAASADHIFLATDLDREGEAIAWHLQEVIGGDASRYQRVVFNEITKSAIQDAFSKPATLDTNMVNAQQARRFLDRVVGFMVSPLLWKKVARGLSAGRVQSVATRLVVEKEGEIKAFVPEEFWDIHANLTTLANDALKMEVVKFQEKAFNPVNELQAQTAVSALSQSSFVVAAREDRATSSKPSAPYITSTLQQAASTRLGFGVKKTMMMAQRLYEAGHITYMRTDSTNLSQEAVDNVREMIGKEYGDKYLPDAPIRYGSKEGAQEAHEAIRPSDVSVHAAGMKDMERDAQRLYELIWRQFVSCQMTPAKYDATRLTVKAGEYELKATGRTLRFDGWTRVQTAVKKKNEEDNTLPVVAKGDVLSLEELLPKQHFTKPPARYSEASLVKELEKRGIGRPSTYATIISTIQDRGYVKVENRRFYAEKMGEIVSESLIGSFKELMSYDFTASMEQTLDDVAQGELEWKKVLDGFYQDLTKQLDQAELAPEEGGMRPNEMVLTDIKCPTCGRPMGIRTGTTGVFLGCSGYALPPKERCKTTMNLTAGEEAVSENSEDAETDALRAKHRCGVCGTAMDSYLIDETRKLHVCGNNPICGGYEVELGQFKIKGYEGPIIECDRCSNDMELKNGRFGKYFGCTNSECKNTRKLLKSGEAAPPKEDPIHLPELKCTKSDGYFVLRDGAAGIFMAASTFPKSRETRPPLVEELVKYRELLWPKYAYLADAPVEDDDGNKSTVRFSRKTKEQYVATEVDGKATGWTSKFVDGKWVTESKKKAKPKAKPKAKAKAKS, from the coding sequence ATGGGTAAATCGCTAGTTATTGTCGAATCACCGGCCAAAGCCAAGACTATTAATAAATATCTCGGCAAAGATTACATCGTGAAATCGAGTGTGGGTCATATTCGTGACCTACCAACATCCTCCACTGCTGAAGCGAACGTGGCGACTAAAACGCCTGCTGAAGTCAGGAAGATGTCTCCTGAAGAGAAAGCTATATATAAGAGTAAAAGAGCGAAACAGGCGCTAGTTACTCGTATGGGGGTTGATCCTGAAAATGGCTGGAAGGCCAAGTACCAGACTCTTCCCGGTAAAGAGAAAGTGGTTAAAGAGTTGCAAGCATTAGCTGCAAGTGCTGACCATATCTTTCTCGCAACCGATTTGGATAGAGAGGGAGAGGCTATTGCCTGGCATCTTCAAGAGGTGATTGGTGGAGACGCATCTCGTTATCAACGAGTCGTGTTCAACGAGATCACTAAATCCGCTATCCAAGATGCTTTTAGTAAACCTGCCACACTTGATACGAATATGGTGAATGCGCAACAAGCGCGCCGTTTCCTTGATCGTGTCGTTGGTTTTATGGTTTCTCCTCTGCTTTGGAAAAAAGTGGCGAGAGGACTTTCGGCTGGTCGTGTTCAGTCGGTTGCGACTCGTCTAGTGGTTGAGAAAGAGGGTGAGATTAAAGCTTTTGTTCCTGAGGAGTTTTGGGATATACACGCCAATTTAACAACGCTTGCAAATGACGCGTTGAAGATGGAAGTGGTTAAGTTCCAGGAAAAAGCGTTTAACCCAGTTAATGAGCTGCAAGCTCAAACGGCTGTGAGTGCTTTATCACAGTCAAGCTTTGTGGTTGCAGCTCGTGAAGATAGGGCAACGTCTAGTAAACCTTCAGCGCCTTATATCACATCGACATTGCAGCAGGCTGCAAGTACCCGTTTAGGTTTTGGTGTAAAGAAAACCATGATGATGGCTCAACGTCTTTATGAGGCGGGTCATATTACCTATATGCGTACAGATTCAACCAACTTGAGTCAGGAAGCGGTAGACAATGTCCGTGAAATGATTGGCAAAGAGTACGGCGATAAATATCTGCCTGATGCGCCAATCCGTTACGGAAGCAAAGAGGGAGCGCAAGAGGCACACGAAGCTATTCGTCCTTCAGATGTATCCGTTCATGCCGCTGGTATGAAAGATATGGAGCGTGACGCGCAGCGACTTTATGAGTTGATCTGGCGTCAGTTTGTTTCTTGCCAGATGACACCTGCTAAATATGATGCGACTCGTTTAACTGTCAAAGCGGGTGAATATGAGCTTAAAGCAACGGGTCGAACACTACGTTTTGATGGTTGGACACGAGTTCAAACAGCCGTTAAAAAGAAAAATGAAGAGGATAATACCCTGCCAGTCGTGGCTAAAGGTGATGTACTCTCTTTAGAGGAGTTACTGCCTAAGCAGCACTTTACTAAGCCGCCTGCTAGATACAGTGAGGCTTCATTAGTTAAAGAGTTAGAAAAGCGCGGTATTGGCCGTCCATCTACCTACGCAACGATTATCTCAACCATACAAGACCGTGGTTATGTAAAAGTTGAAAATCGCCGTTTCTATGCTGAAAAGATGGGTGAGATTGTCAGTGAAAGTTTGATTGGCAGCTTTAAAGAGCTGATGAGCTACGACTTTACTGCCAGCATGGAGCAGACCCTTGATGATGTGGCACAGGGTGAGCTCGAGTGGAAAAAAGTGCTTGATGGTTTTTATCAAGACTTGACCAAACAGCTTGATCAAGCAGAGCTTGCACCGGAAGAGGGCGGAATGCGCCCGAATGAGATGGTGCTTACAGACATCAAGTGTCCGACTTGTGGCAGACCTATGGGGATCCGAACTGGTACCACAGGGGTGTTCCTTGGTTGTTCAGGTTATGCGTTGCCGCCTAAAGAGCGCTGCAAAACCACCATGAACCTAACCGCAGGTGAAGAAGCGGTCAGTGAAAATAGTGAAGATGCAGAAACCGATGCGTTACGTGCTAAACATCGCTGTGGCGTCTGTGGTACAGCCATGGACAGTTATTTAATTGATGAAACTCGTAAGCTTCATGTATGTGGTAATAATCCAATCTGTGGTGGCTATGAGGTTGAGTTAGGTCAATTTAAGATCAAGGGCTATGAGGGACCCATCATTGAGTGCGATCGTTGCAGTAATGATATGGAGTTGAAAAATGGTCGCTTTGGTAAGTACTTTGGTTGTACTAACTCTGAATGTAAGAATACTCGTAAGCTGCTAAAGAGTGGTGAAGCTGCGCCGCCAAAGGAAGATCCTATTCATCTTCCTGAGTTAAAATGTACTAAGTCAGATGGCTACTTCGTATTAAGAGATGGTGCTGCCGGTATCTTTATGGCTGCAAGTACCTTCCCTAAATCACGTGAGACTCGTCCGCCATTAGTTGAAGAACTAGTGAAGTACCGTGAGCTATTATGGCCTAAATATGCTTATTTAGCCGATGCTCCGGTTGAAGATGATGATGGTAACAAGTCTACGGTGCGCTTTAGTCGCAAGACCAAGGAGCAGTACGTTGCAACAGAGGTTGATGGAAAAGCGACTGGCTGGACATCAAAATTTGTTGATGGCAAATGGGTGACTGAATCTAAAAAGAAAGCCAAGCCTAAAGCGAAACCTAAAGCTAAGGCGAAAGCCAAGAGCTAA
- the cysB gene encoding HTH-type transcriptional regulator CysB — MKLQQLRYIAEVVNHNLNVSATAENLYTSQPGISKQVRMLEDELGIQIFGRSGKHLTHVTPAGEQVISIANNILGKVESIKKVAEEYTKPDQGELNIATTDTQARYALPNIIRGFIERYPKVNLHMHQGTPSQISELAARGDADFAIATEGMHLYSDLIMLPCYHWNRSIVVKRDHPLASRSNISIEDLGRFPLVTYVFGFDRESEIEKSFNSAGLEPRVVFSATSADVLKTYVRLGLGVGVIASMAIDPVMDRDLVAIDASHLFGHSTTKIGFRKGNFLRTYMYEFIEHFAPHLTKEVVEKAVGLRDPQLIENMFANIELPVR, encoded by the coding sequence ATGAAGCTACAGCAACTCAGATATATTGCCGAAGTGGTTAATCATAACCTCAATGTGTCGGCAACAGCTGAAAACCTTTATACATCGCAACCAGGGATCAGCAAACAAGTTAGAATGCTTGAAGATGAGCTAGGTATCCAGATTTTTGGTCGTAGTGGTAAGCATTTAACTCATGTGACACCTGCCGGTGAGCAGGTAATAAGTATTGCAAATAACATCCTTGGCAAAGTTGAAAGCATTAAAAAGGTGGCTGAAGAGTACACTAAGCCTGATCAAGGTGAGTTAAATATTGCAACGACAGACACCCAAGCTAGATACGCATTGCCAAACATCATTCGTGGTTTTATTGAGCGTTACCCTAAAGTCAACCTTCATATGCACCAAGGCACACCTTCTCAAATTAGTGAGCTTGCTGCACGTGGAGATGCCGATTTTGCCATTGCAACTGAGGGGATGCACCTGTACTCAGATCTGATCATGCTGCCTTGTTATCACTGGAATCGTTCAATCGTGGTTAAACGGGATCATCCTTTGGCCTCACGCAGCAATATCAGTATTGAAGATCTAGGTCGTTTTCCACTTGTGACTTATGTGTTTGGTTTCGACCGCGAATCTGAGATTGAGAAATCTTTTAATAGTGCAGGGTTGGAGCCAAGAGTGGTGTTTAGTGCCACTAGTGCAGATGTACTAAAAACCTATGTTCGTTTAGGGCTAGGTGTGGGGGTTATCGCTTCTATGGCGATCGATCCAGTGATGGATAGAGATCTTGTAGCAATCGATGCGAGTCACCTGTTTGGCCATAGCACGACGAAAATTGGTTTCAGAAAAGGAAACTTCTTAAGAACTTACATGTATGAGTTTATTGAACACTTTGCTCCCCATCTCACAAAAGAGGTGGTCGAGAAAGCGGTAGGTTTAAGAGACCCACAATTGATTGAAAATATGTTCGCCAATATAGAGTTGCCAGTACGTTAA
- a CDS encoding L-serine ammonia-lyase, which yields MISVFDMFKIGIGPSSSHTVGPMKAGNIFIEDLQKAGLLDTTDELRSELFGSLGQTGKGHGTGKAVILGLMGEAPDTVDTDAIDGILNEVSQSEVLLMANGTKVTFTRELGITYHRRKSLPAHANAMTLYAYRQGQCIFERTYYSVGGGFILDQDEILAQDASPAAPIKSAPYDFNSATQLLTLCTDNGLSISSLMMENELSIASEAEIKQQLWIIWQTMKNCVERGYKKEGILPGGLKLRRRAPAMYRRLKAEGKNSVDPLTALDWVDLFALSVNEQNAAGDRVVTAPTNGAAGIIPAVLCYYDMFVQEVDLEVCCRYLLTAAAIGILYKKNASISGAEVGCQGEVGVACSMAAGALTEIMGGTIEHVENAAEIGMEHNLGLTCDPVGGLVQVPCIERNAMGAVKAINASRMALHGDGNHKVSLDKVIKTMMDTGKDMRSKYKETAKGGLAVNIVEC from the coding sequence ATGATTAGTGTATTTGACATGTTCAAAATAGGAATTGGTCCCTCTAGTTCACATACTGTAGGCCCGATGAAAGCTGGAAACATCTTCATAGAGGATCTCCAGAAAGCAGGCCTATTGGATACAACTGATGAGTTGCGTTCAGAGCTGTTTGGATCGCTCGGTCAAACGGGTAAAGGTCACGGTACAGGTAAAGCCGTGATACTAGGCTTAATGGGAGAAGCACCAGATACCGTAGATACTGACGCAATTGATGGGATCTTAAATGAGGTCAGTCAAAGTGAAGTCCTATTGATGGCCAACGGCACAAAAGTCACCTTTACTCGTGAATTAGGGATAACCTACCATAGACGAAAAAGCCTCCCAGCCCACGCCAATGCGATGACGCTTTATGCATACCGCCAAGGTCAATGCATATTCGAGCGAACTTATTACTCCGTTGGTGGTGGCTTTATCTTAGATCAAGATGAGATTTTAGCCCAAGATGCATCCCCCGCCGCACCGATAAAATCTGCCCCCTATGATTTTAACAGTGCAACTCAGCTCCTCACTCTCTGCACAGATAATGGGTTAAGTATCTCATCGCTGATGATGGAGAACGAACTGAGCATAGCCTCTGAGGCTGAGATAAAGCAGCAGTTATGGATTATCTGGCAAACCATGAAAAACTGTGTCGAGCGCGGATATAAGAAAGAGGGGATCCTCCCAGGAGGCTTAAAACTAAGACGCCGTGCCCCTGCTATGTACCGCCGTTTAAAAGCTGAAGGTAAAAACAGCGTCGATCCGCTAACGGCATTGGATTGGGTAGATCTGTTCGCGCTATCGGTGAATGAGCAAAATGCAGCAGGTGATCGCGTAGTCACCGCACCAACCAACGGGGCCGCAGGCATCATTCCTGCCGTACTTTGCTACTATGATATGTTTGTTCAGGAAGTGGATCTTGAAGTCTGTTGTCGTTACCTGTTAACCGCTGCCGCTATCGGTATCCTTTATAAGAAGAATGCATCTATATCCGGTGCAGAAGTCGGTTGCCAAGGTGAAGTTGGCGTAGCTTGCTCTATGGCTGCAGGAGCCCTAACAGAGATCATGGGCGGTACCATTGAGCATGTTGAAAATGCAGCTGAGATTGGCATGGAGCATAACTTAGGCTTAACCTGCGACCCTGTTGGCGGTCTAGTACAGGTTCCCTGCATAGAGCGTAATGCTATGGGCGCCGTCAAGGCCATTAACGCTTCCAGAATGGCACTGCACGGAGATGGAAACCACAAAGTATCCCTAGATAAAGTGATCAAAACCATGATGGATACAGGCAAGGATATGCGCAGCAAGTATAAAGAAACCGCTAAAGGTGGTTTGGCCGTTAATATCGTAGAGTGTTAA
- the nagZ gene encoding beta-N-acetylhexosaminidase, whose amino-acid sequence MSYLMLDLLSTQASAEELTQLKHPMVGGVILFSRNYTDRPQLVSLVESLRVVRPDLLIAVDHEGGRVQRFRDGFTHIPAMGDILPFAGGDMILAKKWAVELGFLMAVELLACDIDLSFAPVLDLNRVSEVIGKRAFSSEPNEVIELAGSFIEGMHQAGMASVGKHFPGHGSVVADSHIAQPYDERSKEEILELDMQPFKSLIAKDQLHGVMPAHVIYSKVDPNPAGFSSFWLQDILREQLSFRGVIFSDDLGMKGAGVVGGYKARAQAALDAGCNMILICNDAKGATEVLEELVWPTSQPEYPAQLLKPDSKIVAQALQNDERWQQAKLLASRFSTD is encoded by the coding sequence GTGAGTTACTTAATGCTTGATCTGCTTTCTACCCAAGCTTCTGCAGAGGAGCTTACTCAGCTGAAACACCCTATGGTTGGAGGGGTGATCTTATTCAGTAGAAATTATACTGATCGTCCGCAACTTGTCTCATTAGTAGAGTCGCTCCGTGTTGTTAGGCCAGATCTTCTTATTGCAGTCGATCATGAGGGGGGAAGAGTACAGCGCTTTAGGGATGGTTTTACCCATATACCGGCTATGGGAGACATTCTTCCATTTGCTGGCGGCGATATGATACTTGCTAAAAAATGGGCTGTAGAGTTAGGTTTTCTTATGGCTGTGGAGCTTTTGGCTTGTGATATTGATTTGAGCTTCGCACCTGTGCTTGATCTTAATCGTGTCAGTGAGGTGATAGGTAAGCGTGCATTTAGCTCTGAACCCAATGAAGTCATTGAGCTTGCTGGAAGCTTTATAGAGGGGATGCATCAAGCTGGTATGGCATCTGTTGGTAAACACTTTCCAGGACATGGCAGTGTGGTTGCTGATTCTCATATTGCTCAGCCTTATGATGAGCGTAGTAAAGAGGAGATCCTTGAGCTAGATATGCAACCTTTTAAATCGCTGATAGCCAAAGATCAGCTCCACGGTGTGATGCCCGCACATGTGATCTATTCAAAGGTTGATCCAAATCCTGCTGGTTTTTCATCATTTTGGCTGCAAGATATATTACGTGAACAGTTAAGTTTTCGGGGAGTGATATTCTCTGATGATCTAGGGATGAAGGGGGCGGGAGTTGTGGGCGGGTATAAAGCCAGAGCTCAAGCCGCATTAGATGCAGGTTGTAATATGATTTTGATATGCAATGATGCCAAGGGAGCTACAGAGGTACTTGAAGAGTTAGTTTGGCCGACCAGTCAGCCTGAATATCCAGCTCAGTTATTGAAGCCTGATAGTAAAATCGTTGCACAAGCTCTTCAAAACGATGAAAGGTGGCAGCAAGCCAAACTCCTTGCATCAAGATTTTCAACAGATTAA
- the ycfP gene encoding alpha/beta hydrolase YcfP, producing MILYLHGFDATSPGNHEKIRQLQFIDKDVRLLSYSTLHPKHDMQHLLNEVSKQLKLTDDSEPIIIGVGLGGYWAERIGYLNGLKSVLINPNLTPQDNMLGKIDRPEEYSDIANKCVSEFREKNSGKSLVILSRNDDTFDNQVVSDELSRFYEICWDEEQPHKFPVLASQLPRIQAFKKG from the coding sequence ATGATCCTCTATTTACATGGCTTCGATGCAACCAGCCCTGGTAACCATGAGAAAATACGTCAATTGCAGTTTATTGATAAAGACGTACGTCTACTGAGTTATAGCACTTTACACCCAAAGCATGACATGCAGCATCTACTTAATGAAGTGAGTAAACAGCTGAAGTTAACAGATGATTCCGAACCTATCATTATTGGTGTCGGTTTAGGTGGGTATTGGGCCGAACGGATTGGTTATTTAAATGGTTTAAAATCTGTATTGATTAACCCTAATTTAACACCGCAAGATAATATGTTGGGTAAGATAGATAGACCGGAAGAATACTCGGATATTGCAAATAAGTGTGTGTCAGAGTTTAGAGAAAAGAACAGTGGTAAGTCTTTAGTTATACTTTCACGCAATGATGATACATTTGATAACCAAGTCGTGAGTGATGAATTAAGCCGCTTTTATGAAATATGTTGGGATGAGGAGCAACCTCATAAATTCCCAGTGTTAGCGAGCCAACTGCCAAGGATCCAAGCATTTAAAAAGGGATGA
- a CDS encoding acylphosphatase: MKRVLINVQGKVQGVCFRRFAQSKANELGITGYVVNNENGSVNILAQGAYPAVDNLIDWCDKGSPQAQVDKVYVQEDEENEIYLDFSILPY, from the coding sequence ATGAAGAGAGTATTAATCAATGTGCAGGGCAAAGTGCAGGGAGTGTGCTTTAGGCGTTTTGCACAGTCTAAAGCTAACGAGTTAGGGATAACCGGCTACGTAGTCAACAATGAAAATGGCTCGGTTAATATTCTAGCTCAGGGAGCCTACCCAGCAGTTGATAATCTGATTGATTGGTGCGACAAGGGCTCACCACAAGCCCAAGTCGACAAAGTGTATGTTCAAGAGGATGAGGAGAATGAGATCTACCTCGACTTCTCAATTCTTCCTTATTAA
- a CDS encoding peptidoglycan binding protein CsiV: protein MLKKTLLPLMGLLSITQAYAQDERWFEVEVYLFERDAGHNQEKSPDQVTLINTRKAVDLISPLFSTDITGASLGLKGCSSSDWATNADECNQQLGSAQVNHTTQIPVNIAAATEQYGIPGGAPVLLSSEQNQFKDIMSKISREPGNKSLLHMTWQQSMLPRHKAKPMRLYSGQDFSDRFEGNGQMVQSYQSELTIPQFDFLDTSFDSKTQKPVWELDGTLNIYLNHYLYVEAALNLREEGTKEIDTSSSYLNETVEQSNKVTPFLYAFPLTQNRRVRSDEIHYFDHPKMGMILQIRKMEQPTDRIKDIANEL from the coding sequence GTGTTAAAGAAAACGTTACTACCCCTAATGGGACTGCTATCGATAACTCAAGCTTACGCTCAAGATGAACGTTGGTTTGAAGTCGAGGTATACCTGTTTGAACGAGACGCTGGACACAATCAGGAAAAAAGTCCTGATCAGGTCACGTTAATCAACACCAGAAAAGCCGTGGATCTTATCTCCCCACTTTTCAGTACCGATATCACAGGTGCAAGCCTAGGCTTAAAGGGATGCTCATCCAGTGACTGGGCTACCAATGCAGATGAATGTAATCAGCAGTTAGGCTCGGCTCAGGTCAATCACACGACACAGATCCCTGTCAATATCGCTGCCGCAACTGAGCAGTATGGTATTCCAGGTGGCGCTCCGGTTTTGCTTTCAAGTGAGCAAAATCAATTTAAAGATATCATGAGTAAAATAAGCCGAGAGCCTGGCAACAAGAGTTTACTGCACATGACCTGGCAACAATCTATGCTGCCACGGCATAAAGCAAAACCTATGAGGCTCTATTCTGGTCAAGATTTTTCCGACAGATTTGAGGGAAATGGGCAGATGGTTCAAAGCTACCAGTCGGAGCTCACCATCCCACAGTTTGACTTTCTTGATACTAGCTTTGATAGTAAAACTCAAAAGCCCGTGTGGGAACTTGACGGGACACTTAACATCTACCTAAATCATTACCTATATGTAGAAGCTGCGCTGAACCTCAGAGAAGAGGGAACGAAAGAGATTGATACCTCATCCAGCTATCTCAATGAAACTGTAGAGCAAAGCAATAAAGTAACCCCTTTTCTGTATGCTTTCCCTTTGACACAGAATCGTCGAGTACGAAGCGATGAGATCCACTATTTTGATCACCCTAAAATGGGAATGATTCTACAGATCAGAAAGATGGAGCAACCAACAGACAGAATCAAGGATATTGCCAACGAGCTTTAA